The Corynebacterium jeddahense genome has a window encoding:
- a CDS encoding ISL3 family transposase yields the protein MQPSSNIVADTICRTAELGLAITNAAHNDTLTVIDCEALDPINSCPSCGQPGVLRDHVCRELVDLPVVGFPTRLRVRLPRFRCVNRLCSQKIFRAGLACADDRSKVTHRVVRWILQRLAIDRMSIAATAKALGISWQLTCDLALSMARELVADPDHLAGVRIIGVDEHKWAHDRRAAGGGFVTVIVDMTRHHTGQPARLLDVIPGRSANVLTCWINQQPKAFRDEVEVVTMDGFQGYATAADEALPHATRVMDPFHVVRLAGDKVTACRQRLQRETYGRRGRTNDPLYKNRRTMLTRTGLLNGEQQHRLDVLFNYDDDYAVLQETWLVYQEIIDCYEDPNKRRAKTKMRRLINRLRGLRQAGLQELTQLGRSLHKRRTDILAFFDIGASNGPVEAINGRLEHLRGIALGFRNINHYILRCLIHSGGLQPKINAL from the coding sequence ATGCAGCCTAGTTCCAACATTGTCGCCGATACCATTTGCCGCACCGCGGAGCTTGGGTTGGCGATTACGAATGCCGCCCACAACGACACGCTCACCGTCATCGACTGTGAAGCGCTCGACCCGATCAACTCCTGCCCATCGTGTGGACAGCCAGGTGTGCTGCGTGACCACGTCTGCCGGGAGTTGGTGGATCTTCCTGTTGTCGGGTTTCCCACCCGGTTACGGGTGCGTCTGCCGCGCTTTCGGTGTGTGAACCGCCTCTGTTCGCAGAAGATCTTCCGGGCTGGCCTGGCATGTGCTGACGATCGCTCGAAGGTCACGCATCGGGTGGTGCGCTGGATCTTGCAGCGTTTAGCGATTGACCGGATGAGTATCGCCGCCACCGCCAAAGCACTCGGGATCAGCTGGCAGCTGACATGCGATCTCGCATTGTCCATGGCCAGGGAACTCGTCGCCGACCCCGACCACTTGGCCGGGGTGCGCATTATCGGGGTTGATGAGCACAAATGGGCCCACGATCGACGTGCGGCCGGCGGCGGGTTCGTCACCGTGATCGTGGATATGACCCGCCACCACACAGGCCAACCAGCGAGGTTGCTCGATGTCATTCCGGGAAGAAGCGCGAACGTGCTCACATGCTGGATCAACCAACAGCCGAAAGCATTTCGCGACGAGGTGGAAGTGGTCACCATGGATGGGTTCCAGGGCTACGCCACCGCAGCTGACGAGGCGCTTCCTCACGCAACCCGGGTGATGGACCCGTTTCACGTGGTGCGTCTTGCCGGCGACAAAGTCACCGCGTGCCGTCAGAGGCTGCAGCGTGAAACCTACGGCAGGCGCGGCAGGACCAACGACCCGTTATATAAAAACCGTCGCACCATGCTCACCCGCACCGGTCTGCTTAATGGCGAGCAGCAGCACCGCTTGGATGTGTTGTTCAACTACGACGATGACTACGCGGTGCTGCAAGAGACATGGCTGGTGTACCAGGAGATCATCGACTGCTACGAAGACCCCAACAAGCGCCGTGCGAAAACGAAGATGCGCAGGCTGATCAACCGGCTCCGCGGGCTTCGTCAGGCCGGGCTTCAAGAGCTGACCCAACTCGGGCGAAGCCTGCACAAACGCCGCACCGACATCCTCGCGTTCTTCGATATCGGCGCCTCCAACGGGCCGGTCGAAGCCATCAACGGCCGTCTCGAACACCTCCGCGGCATCGCGCTAGGGTTCCGCAACATCAACCACTACATCTTGCGTTGCCTGATTCACTCCGGCGGCCTCCAACCCAAGATCAACGCACTCTAA
- a CDS encoding urocanate hydratase has translation MAKNWSEGAREVRAPRGTEITAKSWQTEAPLRMLQNNLDPEVAENPDELVVYGGTGRAARSWEAFDAIVATLKELESDETLLIQSGKPVGVWKTNEWSPRVLIANSNLVGDWANWEHFRKLEDEGLMMYGQMTAGSWIYIATQGILQGTYETFAAVAKKRFDGTLAGTLTLTGGCGGMGGAQPLAVTLNGGACLIVDVDESRLKRRQSKRYLDEVTTDIEEAIKLVTEAKEEKRALSVGLVGNAAEVFPEILRRHKAGKLTVDVVTDQTSAHDPLSYLPTEITVEEWHTEADADPVTFTKKARESMAAQVQAMVEFQDEGCEVFDYGNSIRDEARKAGYTRAFEFPGFVPAYIRPLFCEGLGPFRWVALSGDPEDIKVTDEALKEAFPDNEHLHRWLDAAEEYVEFEGLPARICWLGYGERAKAGVIFNNLVKEGKVKAPIVIGRDHLDSGSVASPYRETESMLDGTDAVADWPLLNAMTAVSGGATWVSIHHGGGVGMGRSIHTGQVTVADGTELAEAKLKAVLTNDPGMGVIRHVDAGYTRAYEVAQERGVRIPMEFKARD, from the coding sequence ATGGCGAAGAACTGGTCCGAAGGCGCACGCGAGGTCCGCGCACCCCGCGGCACGGAGATCACCGCGAAATCTTGGCAGACCGAGGCGCCGCTGCGCATGCTGCAGAACAACCTCGACCCGGAGGTGGCGGAGAACCCCGATGAGCTCGTTGTCTACGGCGGCACCGGCCGCGCGGCGCGGAGCTGGGAGGCGTTCGACGCGATCGTCGCGACGCTGAAGGAACTCGAGTCCGACGAGACGCTGCTCATCCAGTCCGGCAAGCCGGTCGGCGTGTGGAAGACCAACGAGTGGTCCCCGCGCGTGCTCATCGCCAACTCCAACCTCGTCGGCGACTGGGCGAACTGGGAGCACTTCCGCAAGCTCGAGGACGAGGGCCTCATGATGTACGGCCAGATGACGGCCGGTTCGTGGATCTACATCGCCACGCAGGGCATCCTCCAGGGCACGTACGAGACGTTCGCGGCAGTCGCGAAGAAGCGTTTCGACGGCACCCTGGCTGGCACCCTCACCCTTACCGGCGGCTGCGGCGGCATGGGCGGCGCGCAACCGCTGGCGGTGACCCTCAACGGCGGCGCGTGCCTCATCGTCGACGTCGACGAGTCCCGCCTGAAGCGCCGCCAGTCCAAGCGCTACCTCGATGAGGTGACCACCGACATCGAGGAGGCCATCAAGCTGGTCACCGAGGCGAAGGAGGAGAAGCGCGCGCTCTCCGTCGGCCTCGTGGGCAACGCCGCCGAGGTGTTCCCGGAGATCCTGCGCCGCCACAAGGCGGGCAAGCTTACTGTCGACGTCGTCACCGACCAGACCTCCGCGCACGACCCGCTGTCCTACCTGCCCACCGAGATCACCGTCGAGGAGTGGCACACCGAGGCGGACGCGGATCCGGTCACTTTCACCAAGAAGGCTCGCGAGTCCATGGCCGCCCAGGTTCAGGCGATGGTCGAGTTCCAGGACGAGGGCTGCGAGGTCTTCGACTACGGCAACTCCATCCGCGACGAGGCCCGCAAGGCCGGCTACACCCGCGCCTTCGAGTTCCCGGGCTTCGTGCCCGCCTACATCCGCCCGCTGTTCTGCGAGGGCCTCGGCCCGTTCCGCTGGGTGGCACTCTCCGGCGACCCGGAGGACATCAAGGTCACCGACGAGGCGCTCAAGGAGGCCTTCCCGGACAACGAGCACCTGCACCGCTGGCTCGACGCCGCCGAAGAGTACGTGGAGTTCGAGGGCCTGCCGGCGCGTATCTGCTGGCTCGGCTACGGCGAGCGCGCCAAGGCCGGCGTGATCTTCAACAACCTGGTCAAGGAAGGCAAGGTCAAGGCGCCGATCGTCATCGGCCGCGACCACCTGGACTCCGGCTCCGTGGCCTCCCCGTACCGCGAGACCGAGTCCATGCTCGACGGCACCGACGCCGTAGCGGACTGGCCGCTGCTCAACGCCATGACTGCCGTTTCCGGCGGCGCCACCTGGGTGTCCATCCACCACGGCGGCGGCGTGGGCATGGGCCGCTCCATTCACACCGGCCAGGTCACGGTTGCCGACGGCACCGAGCTCGCCGAGGCGAAGCTCAAGGCCGTGCTCACGAACGACCCGGGCATGGGCGTCATCCGCCACGTCGACGCCGGCTACACCCGCGCCTACGAGGTGGCGCAGGAGCGCGGCGTGCGCATCCCGATGGAGTTCAAGGCCCGCGACTAA
- the hutI gene encoding imidazolonepropionase: protein MSTLITGISELRTVSELGTIKDAALLIEGEVIAWVGPASEAPEADETVDVEKRAVLPGWVDSHTHMVFDGNRAEEFEARMAGEGYAAGGIAVTMEATRNAGEERLDQLVAERVAAGHALGTTTFETKTGYGLNVESEAQAARVASRHVDEVTFLGAHLVPPGADAEEYVDLVVGPMLDAVKDHVNWIDVFCERGAFNEEQSRRVLEAGKQAGLGVRVHGNQLGEGPGVKLAVEMGAASVDHVNYLSDEDIKVLAESETVATLLPACDLSTREDLAPGRKLIDAGATVAIASNLNPGTSFTSSMNFCVTTAVLQQRLTLDEAIEAATTGGAKALRRHNVGDGKDPQGRPAKGTLVPGAAADLHILDAENAINLAYRPGMPITWQTWVAGKKVYG, encoded by the coding sequence ATGAGCACCCTCATCACCGGCATCTCCGAGCTGCGTACCGTCTCCGAGCTCGGCACCATTAAGGACGCGGCACTGCTTATCGAAGGCGAGGTCATCGCCTGGGTCGGCCCCGCGTCGGAGGCACCCGAGGCGGATGAAACTGTAGACGTCGAGAAGCGGGCTGTGCTTCCGGGCTGGGTGGATTCGCACACCCACATGGTCTTCGACGGCAACCGCGCCGAGGAGTTCGAAGCGCGCATGGCCGGCGAGGGCTACGCCGCGGGCGGCATCGCCGTGACCATGGAGGCGACCCGCAACGCGGGCGAGGAACGCCTCGACCAGCTCGTCGCCGAGCGCGTCGCCGCGGGCCACGCGCTGGGCACGACGACCTTCGAGACGAAGACGGGCTACGGCCTCAACGTCGAGTCCGAGGCGCAGGCCGCGCGCGTCGCGTCGCGCCACGTCGACGAGGTGACGTTCCTCGGCGCGCACCTTGTGCCGCCGGGGGCCGACGCGGAGGAGTACGTCGACCTCGTCGTCGGCCCGATGCTCGACGCGGTGAAGGACCACGTGAACTGGATCGACGTGTTCTGCGAGCGCGGCGCGTTCAACGAGGAGCAGTCGCGCCGCGTGCTCGAGGCGGGCAAGCAGGCCGGCCTCGGGGTGCGCGTGCACGGCAACCAGCTCGGCGAGGGCCCGGGCGTCAAGCTCGCCGTGGAGATGGGCGCCGCGAGCGTCGACCACGTCAACTACCTGTCCGACGAGGACATCAAGGTGCTGGCGGAATCCGAGACCGTCGCGACGCTGCTGCCCGCCTGCGACCTGTCCACGCGCGAGGATCTCGCGCCCGGCCGCAAGCTCATCGACGCCGGCGCGACCGTCGCCATCGCCTCGAACCTCAACCCGGGCACGAGCTTCACCTCCTCGATGAACTTCTGCGTCACCACCGCGGTGCTGCAGCAGCGCCTCACCCTCGACGAGGCGATCGAGGCGGCGACCACCGGCGGGGCGAAGGCGTTGCGACGCCACAACGTCGGCGACGGCAAGGATCCGCAGGGCCGCCCCGCGAAGGGCACGCTCGTGCCCGGTGCGGCCGCTGACCTGCACATCCTCGACGCGGAAAACGCCATCAACCTCGCCTACCGCCCGGGCATGCCCATCACCTGGCAGACCTGGGTCGCGGGCAAGAAGGTCTACGGCTAA
- a CDS encoding ABC transporter ATP-binding protein produces the protein MATVEFRQASRIYDPSRPPAVSRVSLDIADGEFLVLVGPSGCGKSTTLRMLAGLEPVDEGQIFIDGVDVTETRPRDRDVAMVFQSYALYPNMTARQNMAFALQNAKVDKATINERVDFAAKMLELEDLIDKKPAAMSGGQRQRVAMGRAIVRQPKVFLMDEPLSNLDAKLRVSTRAQIMQLQRELGTTTVYVTHDQTEAMTMGDRVCVLKKGILQQVDTPANLYDNPGNTFVATFIGSPAMTLIENVPFIEGRAVGGRGHALDYYMPRELAAKVRGDRVIVGVRPENWEIVGVNQPGAEYGLPVHVDIVEHLGSELYIYGHRQEQADELIAVRGDRITVKVERGVEVDQGDTVYLRPIEGGSVFFDPETEINYDYL, from the coding sequence ATGGCAACCGTTGAGTTCCGCCAGGCGTCCCGTATCTACGACCCGTCTCGCCCGCCGGCCGTGAGCCGCGTCAGCCTGGACATCGCCGACGGCGAGTTCCTCGTACTCGTCGGCCCGTCCGGCTGCGGGAAGTCAACGACGCTGCGCATGCTCGCGGGCCTCGAGCCCGTCGACGAGGGGCAGATCTTCATCGACGGCGTGGACGTCACGGAGACCCGCCCGCGCGACCGCGACGTTGCCATGGTGTTCCAGTCCTACGCGCTCTACCCGAACATGACCGCCCGCCAGAACATGGCCTTCGCGCTGCAGAACGCGAAGGTGGATAAGGCGACGATCAACGAGCGGGTGGACTTCGCGGCGAAGATGCTCGAACTCGAGGACCTCATCGACAAGAAGCCGGCGGCCATGTCCGGCGGCCAGCGCCAGCGCGTGGCCATGGGCCGCGCCATCGTACGCCAGCCGAAGGTGTTCCTCATGGACGAGCCGCTGTCGAACCTCGACGCGAAGCTGCGCGTGTCCACCCGCGCCCAGATCATGCAGCTCCAGCGCGAGCTGGGCACGACCACCGTCTACGTCACCCACGACCAGACGGAGGCCATGACCATGGGCGATCGGGTCTGCGTGCTGAAGAAAGGCATTCTCCAGCAGGTGGACACGCCCGCCAACCTCTACGACAACCCGGGCAACACGTTCGTGGCCACCTTCATCGGCTCCCCGGCGATGACGCTCATCGAGAACGTGCCCTTCATCGAGGGCCGCGCCGTCGGCGGCCGGGGCCACGCACTCGACTACTACATGCCGCGCGAGCTGGCGGCGAAGGTGCGCGGCGACCGCGTCATCGTCGGCGTGCGCCCGGAGAACTGGGAAATCGTCGGCGTGAACCAGCCGGGCGCCGAATACGGCCTGCCGGTGCACGTGGACATCGTGGAGCACCTCGGCTCCGAGCTCTACATCTACGGCCACCGCCAGGAGCAGGCGGACGAACTCATCGCCGTGCGCGGCGACCGCATCACGGTGAAGGTGGAGCGCGGCGTCGAGGTGGACCAGGGCGACACCGTCTACCTCCGCCCGATCGAGGGAGGCAGCGTCTTCTTCGACCCGGAGACCGAGATCAACTACGACTACCTCTAG
- a CDS encoding ABC transporter substrate-binding protein → MSTSLTKRLGAAALAAMTAVSLTACAGGSTNGSNDGDKNGGNASGDENKIVFWSNHPGSSRDLEVEMINEFEKQNPDLHVELVDGGANYEELAQKFNAALAGSDLPDVIVASDVTWFNFALNDATTPLDDLWKSENINSDSYVDTLRDDYKYGDKHYGVPYSRSTNLMYWNTDDLKAAGLPTDRGPQTWQEFADWADKLKAKTGHAALVIPDGSSYLDWYFQGMVWAFGGAYSDEWKPTFSDPKTIEAAKFLQDQVKKGNIEIGTDPTVTFGNGNASALLESTGSLGGLTKSATIPFITTYLPGPGPSAATGGAGLAVPNGISDARKKNAVKFIDFMTNTENTIKFSQATGYMPVRKDALDNADERKFLDDNPNAETAIKQLNENTKPQDYARVFVPGGGKRIGGALDKITVGNQDVEQVFADLDKETQQVIDRDITPKLNK, encoded by the coding sequence ATGTCCACTTCCCTCACCAAGCGCCTCGGCGCCGCCGCGCTCGCCGCGATGACCGCCGTGTCCCTCACCGCCTGCGCCGGCGGCTCCACGAACGGCAGCAACGACGGCGACAAGAACGGCGGCAACGCCTCGGGCGACGAGAACAAGATCGTCTTCTGGTCCAACCACCCGGGTTCCTCGCGCGACCTCGAGGTCGAGATGATCAACGAGTTCGAGAAGCAGAACCCCGACCTCCACGTCGAGCTCGTCGACGGCGGCGCCAACTACGAGGAGCTCGCGCAGAAGTTCAACGCCGCACTCGCCGGCTCGGACCTGCCCGACGTCATCGTCGCCTCCGACGTGACCTGGTTCAACTTCGCGCTCAACGACGCGACCACGCCGCTCGACGACCTGTGGAAGTCGGAGAACATCAACTCCGACTCCTACGTGGACACCCTGCGCGACGACTACAAGTACGGCGACAAGCACTACGGCGTGCCGTACTCCCGCTCCACCAACCTCATGTACTGGAACACCGACGACCTCAAGGCAGCCGGCTTGCCGACGGACCGAGGGCCGCAGACCTGGCAGGAGTTCGCCGACTGGGCGGACAAGCTCAAGGCGAAGACCGGCCACGCGGCGCTGGTGATCCCGGACGGCTCGAGCTACCTCGACTGGTACTTCCAGGGCATGGTGTGGGCGTTCGGCGGCGCGTACTCCGACGAGTGGAAGCCGACGTTCTCCGACCCGAAGACCATCGAGGCCGCGAAGTTCCTCCAGGACCAGGTGAAGAAGGGCAACATCGAGATCGGCACCGACCCGACCGTCACGTTCGGCAACGGCAACGCCTCCGCGCTGCTTGAGTCCACCGGCTCCCTCGGCGGCCTGACCAAGTCCGCCACCATCCCGTTCATCACCACCTACCTGCCGGGCCCGGGCCCGTCGGCCGCCACCGGCGGCGCTGGCCTCGCCGTGCCGAACGGCATCTCGGACGCGCGCAAGAAGAACGCCGTGAAGTTCATCGACTTCATGACCAACACCGAGAACACCATCAAGTTCTCCCAGGCCACCGGCTACATGCCCGTGCGCAAGGACGCGCTGGACAACGCCGACGAGCGCAAGTTCCTCGACGACAACCCGAACGCCGAGACCGCGATCAAGCAGCTCAACGAGAACACGAAGCCGCAGGACTACGCGCGCGTGTTTGTGCCGGGCGGCGGCAAGCGCATCGGCGGCGCGCTGGACAAGATCACCGTGGGCAACCAGGACGTGGAGCAGGTCTTCGCGGATCTGGACAAGGAGACCCAGCAGGTGATCGACCGCGACATCACGCCGAAGCTGAACAAGTAA
- a CDS encoding carbohydrate ABC transporter permease, with translation MSTKFSAGLPPVPGSQAEGEPVVTQTQRQRKGAPAERGSVGMKVLGYVALVLTVLMIMVPLYFIVITSFKTYQDVYSDPITFWPNPFVPENYKRVWETSGFPNYLRNSIGITLILTVVKVVLGVLSAYAFAFLRFPGRNALFLLVIAALMVPNQITIISNYALAASLGWRDTWMGVIVPLAGVAFGCFLMRNHFQSLPTEIMEAAEMDGAGFFTKLFKVVLPMSWPTLSAFILITVVNEWNEYLWPFLITDTPAAATLPVGLTRLQDAEGLTNWAPVMAGTVLTTLPMIIVFLALQKQMIKGLTAGAVKG, from the coding sequence ATGTCGACGAAATTCTCCGCCGGGCTTCCTCCAGTCCCCGGCAGCCAAGCCGAAGGTGAGCCCGTCGTCACGCAAACGCAGCGTCAGCGCAAGGGGGCGCCGGCCGAGCGCGGCTCCGTGGGCATGAAGGTCCTCGGCTACGTGGCGCTCGTGCTCACGGTGCTCATGATCATGGTGCCGCTGTACTTCATCGTGATCACCTCGTTTAAGACGTACCAGGACGTGTACTCGGACCCGATCACCTTCTGGCCGAACCCGTTCGTGCCCGAGAACTACAAGCGCGTGTGGGAGACGTCCGGGTTCCCGAACTACCTGCGCAACTCGATCGGCATCACGCTCATCCTCACGGTGGTCAAGGTGGTGCTCGGCGTGCTGTCGGCCTACGCGTTCGCGTTCCTGCGCTTCCCGGGCCGCAACGCGCTGTTCCTCCTGGTCATCGCCGCGCTCATGGTGCCCAACCAGATCACGATCATCTCCAACTACGCCCTCGCCGCCTCCCTCGGCTGGCGCGATACGTGGATGGGCGTGATCGTGCCGCTGGCGGGTGTGGCGTTCGGCTGCTTCCTCATGCGCAACCACTTCCAGTCGCTGCCCACGGAGATCATGGAGGCGGCAGAGATGGACGGCGCGGGGTTCTTTACCAAGCTGTTCAAGGTCGTCCTGCCTATGTCGTGGCCGACGCTGTCGGCGTTCATCCTCATCACCGTGGTCAACGAGTGGAACGAGTACCTGTGGCCGTTCCTCATCACCGACACCCCGGCCGCGGCGACGCTGCCGGTGGGCCTGACCAGGCTGCAGGACGCCGAGGGCCTGACCAACTGGGCCCCGGTGATGGCCGGCACGGTGCTGACCACACTGCCGATGATCATCGTGTTCCTGGCGCTGCAGAAGCAGATGATCAAGGGCCTGACCGCGGGCGCCGTCAAGGGCTAG
- a CDS encoding carbohydrate ABC transporter permease, with amino-acid sequence MNTMIPAISAEPVVSEEYAATHKKRRSKTDWRQVGLATLLIGPNLLLLILFTYRPLIDNIRISFYNWNISSPTMTFVGLQNYLDWFHAPETPTVVWNTVLFTFFAVAGSMVIGLALAILLDQKLFGRAAVRSMVFAPYVIAGAAIGVAFQFVFDPRYGLIQYFLGLMHIPVPNFYQRSGWALFMVTVTYIWKNVGYVFVIYLAALQGRRADLDEASEIDGTPPARHFFRVVLPQLRGTTFFLLITVLLNSFQVFDVINAMTRGGPFTYGTTTMVFQVYTETFVNNRAGYGAAVATIMFVVVLIITVLQIKLQERLDK; translated from the coding sequence ATGAACACAATGATCCCCGCAATCTCCGCGGAGCCAGTGGTCTCCGAGGAATACGCGGCAACGCACAAGAAGCGGAGATCGAAGACGGACTGGCGGCAGGTGGGCCTGGCGACGCTGCTCATCGGGCCAAACCTGCTGCTGCTCATCCTGTTCACGTACCGCCCGCTCATCGACAACATCCGCATCTCGTTCTACAACTGGAATATTTCCTCGCCGACGATGACGTTCGTGGGGCTGCAGAACTACCTCGACTGGTTCCACGCGCCCGAGACCCCGACGGTGGTGTGGAACACTGTGCTCTTCACGTTCTTCGCGGTCGCCGGCTCGATGGTCATTGGGCTCGCGCTCGCGATCTTGCTCGACCAAAAGCTGTTCGGCCGCGCGGCGGTGCGTTCGATGGTGTTCGCGCCGTACGTCATCGCCGGCGCCGCGATCGGCGTCGCCTTCCAGTTCGTCTTCGACCCGCGCTACGGCCTCATCCAGTACTTCCTCGGCCTCATGCACATCCCGGTGCCGAACTTCTACCAGCGCTCCGGCTGGGCGCTGTTCATGGTCACAGTGACGTACATCTGGAAGAACGTCGGCTACGTCTTCGTCATCTACCTCGCCGCGCTGCAGGGCCGCCGCGCCGACCTCGACGAGGCCTCGGAGATCGACGGCACCCCGCCGGCCCGCCACTTCTTCCGCGTCGTGCTGCCGCAGCTGCGCGGTACCACGTTCTTCCTGCTCATCACGGTGCTGCTCAACTCGTTCCAGGTGTTCGACGTGATCAACGCGATGACCCGCGGCGGCCCGTTCACCTACGGCACCACGACGATGGTGTTCCAGGTCTACACCGAGACGTTCGTAAACAACCGCGCGGGCTACGGCGCGGCGGTGGCGACGATCATGTTCGTCGTCGTCCTCATCATCACGGTGCTCCAGATCAAGCTGCAGGAAAGGCTGGACAAGTAG
- a CDS encoding DUF5926 family protein — MVQRKPKKKKTRDELPEGMSRREAKLAARAAEREQFQKDPRPFGGLAAEADLVALQEFVPSAIAEFEVNGTPVNVVTVLPGAGGALVREEAQGGGRFVALQATSHSQNPGRDLAYALNWVLSAEPGETLQSTAADGSQPELASLIAADATPTITNHQDFAWWFPEGTQIPPQIQQAMRQANDAVLPSQQLGSDLPGSIWWVNPGGGKAHIRWVRTEDNEAQMLAALARIAARGELNLGEGTKFAGAFRTHGLVVPVFDLDPAVDAESYDDALAALDKAITAEYANDAALSAEERKQLENIKSRQVTI, encoded by the coding sequence ATGGTGCAACGCAAGCCGAAAAAGAAGAAGACCCGCGACGAGCTGCCCGAGGGCATGAGCCGCCGCGAGGCGAAGCTCGCCGCCCGCGCCGCCGAGCGCGAGCAGTTTCAGAAGGACCCGCGCCCGTTCGGCGGGCTCGCCGCCGAGGCGGACCTGGTCGCGCTGCAGGAGTTCGTCCCCTCCGCGATCGCTGAGTTCGAGGTAAACGGCACCCCGGTGAACGTGGTCACGGTGCTCCCGGGCGCAGGCGGTGCGCTCGTGCGCGAGGAGGCGCAGGGCGGCGGCCGTTTCGTCGCGCTGCAGGCGACCTCGCACTCGCAGAACCCGGGCCGCGACCTCGCCTACGCCCTGAACTGGGTCCTTTCTGCGGAGCCGGGGGAGACGCTGCAGTCCACCGCCGCCGACGGGTCCCAGCCGGAGCTCGCCTCGCTCATCGCCGCCGACGCGACGCCCACCATCACCAACCACCAGGACTTCGCCTGGTGGTTCCCGGAGGGCACCCAGATCCCGCCGCAGATCCAGCAGGCGATGCGCCAGGCCAACGACGCGGTCCTGCCGTCGCAGCAGCTCGGCAGCGACCTGCCCGGCTCCATCTGGTGGGTCAACCCGGGCGGCGGCAAGGCGCACATCCGCTGGGTGCGCACCGAGGACAACGAGGCGCAGATGCTCGCCGCGCTCGCCCGCATCGCCGCGCGCGGCGAGCTCAACCTCGGCGAGGGCACGAAGTTCGCGGGCGCCTTCCGCACCCACGGCCTCGTCGTTCCCGTCTTCGACCTCGACCCAGCGGTGGACGCCGAATCCTACGATGACGCCCTCGCCGCCCTGGACAAGGCCATCACGGCGGAGTACGCCAACGACGCCGCGCTGAGCGCCGAGGAGCGCAAGCAGCTCGAGAACATCAAGTCGCGCCAGGTGACGATCTAG
- a CDS encoding glycerophosphodiester phosphodiesterase: MTGIIAHRGLNGLYPENTRRSFEEALKLDIVGIECDVNLTKDGEVVVIHDLSVDRTSDGTGEVGDMTLDELRRLNVGTERDPQQIMTLDELLDLVCEHPGKHILIETKHPSPFGAALEEAVARVLRARGLEADERVHLISFNPEAIERFQRLLPELEAFLLYDERSAPFAPIGTCGAGPSIWQAKAQPELFDGGARTYVWTVNLPKEMLWLAERGASLIGTDLPHIAAETLR; this comes from the coding sequence ATGACCGGCATCATCGCCCACCGCGGGCTGAACGGGCTCTACCCGGAAAACACGCGTCGCTCGTTCGAGGAGGCGCTCAAGCTCGACATCGTCGGCATCGAGTGCGACGTGAACCTGACCAAGGACGGCGAGGTGGTGGTCATCCACGACCTCAGCGTCGACCGCACCTCCGACGGCACCGGCGAGGTCGGCGACATGACCCTCGACGAGCTGCGCCGCCTCAACGTGGGCACCGAGCGCGACCCGCAGCAGATCATGACCCTCGACGAGCTGCTCGACCTCGTCTGCGAGCACCCGGGCAAGCACATCCTCATCGAGACGAAGCACCCCTCCCCGTTCGGCGCCGCGCTCGAGGAGGCCGTCGCCCGCGTCCTGCGCGCCCGCGGCTTGGAGGCGGATGAGCGCGTCCACCTCATCTCCTTCAACCCCGAGGCCATCGAGCGCTTCCAGCGCCTCCTCCCGGAGCTCGAAGCATTCTTGCTTTACGACGAGCGTTCCGCCCCCTTCGCCCCAATCGGCACCTGCGGCGCCGGGCCGTCGATCTGGCAGGCCAAGGCGCAGCCGGAGCTCTTCGACGGGGGCGCGCGCACCTACGTGTGGACGGTGAACCTGCCCAAGGAAATGCTCTGGCTCGCAGAGCGCGGCGCGTCCCTGATCGGCACCGACCTGCCGCACATTGCCGCGGAGACGCTGCGGTAG